The Candidatus Eisenbacteria bacterium genome includes the window GATTGCCGCGGGGAGAATCGGACCACCTCGGCCCCGAATCGGGAGAGATCGAAGACCGACGAGACGACCCCCATGAACTCGATCGCGCAGCACGCGGTCCCGAAGGGAAGGGGCCAGATCGAGTTCTTGCGCGCCCAGTTGATCGCCAGATCGAGCTTGGTCAGGTAGACTCCCTCGCCGACGGGCGACTCCCGATGGATCCCGCGGGGCAGGGGCCGGCCGGGGGAATCGGCGGGGACGCCGCGCCGGGCCGGGTCTTCGCTCACTCCCACTCCATCCCTCCCTTGCGCCATTCGTAAGCGAGACCGAGCACGAGGATCAGGAAGAAGACCCCCATGGCCAGATCGCCGGCCAACCCCAGGTTTCCGCGGGCGACGGCCCACGGGAAGAGGAAGACCGCCTCCACGTCGAAGAGAAGGAAGAGTACCGCGATTAGATAGAACTTCACGGG containing:
- a CDS encoding NADH-quinone oxidoreductase subunit B is translated as MAQGRDGVGVSEDPARRGVPADSPGRPLPRGIHRESPVGEGVYLTKLDLAINWARKNSIWPLPFGTACCAIEFMGVVSSVFDLSRFGAEVVRFSPRQSDLLLVAGTVTYKQAPILRRIYEQMCEPKWVVAMGVCASSGGFYDNYCTLQGIDKVIPVDFYIAGCPPRPEAILQALLEIQKKIERNPAPR
- a CDS encoding NADH-quinone oxidoreductase subunit A → MLSSRLGPRNPSAGKLTPYESGVLQRSLPRGRFPVKFYLIAVLFLLFDVEAVFLFPWAVARGNLGLAGDLAMGVFFLILVLGLAYEWRKGGMEWE